A single Oncorhynchus mykiss isolate Arlee chromosome 24, USDA_OmykA_1.1, whole genome shotgun sequence DNA region contains:
- the LOC110503926 gene encoding ribosomal protein S6 kinase-related protein: MGSNSSKHKKQVPSQERRRNQGWHGLLSNIGISFTDGLRHLGPPVLATQGMVLGSGAPIPEDLLPPGHSPQKPGMESTLPGFISVFLPEFPHRTFTGQDDFQILGFIAKGSFGPILKVKDRLKEKTYAVKVLPKSEILKHGVLEQSKEEVIIQRQLSHPFLHNLQDCWQTQRHLFIMCEYCSTGDLYTYWILKGQFGDDEARVFAAELGCALGFLHDFGIMHRDVKMENVLLSDQGHLRLADFGLSRRLERGARAFTICGTIQYMAPEVLSGGPYSHAADWWSLGILLFSMVTGKFPVPPEPDHCNMLRKVRDCPYSIPKTFRPALALLLTELLCKNPAHRLLYSYFQVV, encoded by the exons ATGGGCAGCAACTCAAGTAAACACAAG AAACAGGTGCCAAGCCAGGAGAGACGACGCAATCAAGGCTGGCATGGCCTTCTCTCCAATATTGGAATATCCTTTACTGATGGACTTCGCCACCTTGGCCCACCAGTTCTGGCCACACAGGGCATGGTGCTCGGCAGCGGAGCCCCAATCCCTGAGGACCTCCTCCCCCCAGGACACAGCCCTCAGAAGCCTGGCATGGAGTCGACTCTCCCTGGCTTCATCTCTGTCTTTCTACCTGAGTTCCCACACCGTACATTTACTGGGCAAGACGATTTCCAG ATCCTGGGCTTCATAGCCAAAGGCTCCTTTGGTCCTATCTTGAAAGTAAAGGACAGGTTGAAGGAGAAGACTTATGCAGTTAAG GTTTTACCCAAGTCTGAGATACTGAAGCATGGGGTCCTGGAACAGTCAAAGGAGGAGGTCATCATTCAG CGGCAGCTCAGCCACCCATTCCTCCACAATCTGCAGGACTGCTGGCAGACCCAGCGCCACCTCTTCATTA TGTGTGAGTACTGCAGTACTGGAGACCTGTACACCTACTGGATACTGAAGGGCCAGTTTGGGGATGATGAGGCTCGGGTGTTCGCTGCAGAGCTAGGCTGTGCTTTGG GTTTCCTTCACGACTTTGGGATCATGCATAGGGATGTGAAG ATGGAGAATGTCCTTCTGTCTGACCAAG GTCACCTGCGTTTAGCTGACTTTGGACTTTCTCGCCGTCTTGAGCGGGGCGCAAGAGCATTTACAATTTGTGGGACAATCCAATACATGG CTCCTGAAGTCCTGAGTGGGGGTCCCTACAGCCATGCTGCTGATTGGTGGTCTCTCGGCATTCTGTTGTTCTCAATGGTGACTGGAAAG TTCCCTGTACCTCCAGAGCCAGACCACTGCAACATGCTGAGAAAGGTCAGAGACTGCCCATACTCCATACCCAAGACCTTCAGGCCTGCACTAGCCCTTCTGCTCACAGAG CTCCTATGCAAGAACCCAGCCCATCgcctgctgtacagctattttcag